A single genomic interval of Anopheles marshallii chromosome 2, idAnoMarsDA_429_01, whole genome shotgun sequence harbors:
- the LOC128719571 gene encoding octopamine receptor beta-2R yields MMNPSNDDSTKYMVSSSSSSHLQSAAALLASSLGLADSGLFFNQSARDRDVGALASSSASAAAAAAAESALESATASADTLSIFDASGSSIMLQGFSSTAPIGSTMETPGADEAIVDGAGGSEWIDVVLLVLKASIMIFIIVAAIFGNLLVIISVKRHRKLRVITNYFVVSLAMADIMVAMMAMTFNFSVQLTGSWKFGSFMCDVWNSLDVYFSTASILHLCCISVDRYYAIVKPLKYPISMTKRVVAIMLLTTWISPALLSFVPIFAGWYTTDKHRKEVLLNPDSCLFIVNKPYAVISSSISFFIPCTIMVFTYFQIFREANRQEKQLALRQGTAMLMHQHNVGGGAGGGSGGGTNGEALSGSGSSKTLTMHEVDAEQTPTKDRHLIKMKREHKAARTLGIIMGTFILCWLPFFLWYIITSLCDKCPNPDIVVALVFWIGYFNSTLNPLIYAYFNRDFREAFRNTLDCMFCAWWRRETSPLDINVRRASLRYDCRAKSVYSESYLRPSSQTDRFHSEIGESL; encoded by the exons ATGATGAATCCTTCCAACGATGACTCGACAAAATACATGGTCTCATCCTCGTCATCCTCCCACCTGCAGTCGGCCGCCGCCCTGCTGGCTTCCTCGCTCGGACTTGCCGACAGCGGTCTGTTCTTCAATCAAAGTGCCCGTGATCGGGACGTTGGCGCACTGGCGTCGTCATCGGCGTCGGCGgcggccgcagcagcagcggaaTCTGCGCTGGAAAGCGCCACTGCCAGTGCGGACACGTTGTCCATATTCGACGCGTCCGGAAGTAGCATAATGTTGCAGGGTTTCTCATCGACCGCACCCATCGGCAgcacgatggagacgcccggggCGGACGAAGCGATCGTCGATGGGGCTGGCGGAAGCGAATGGATCGACGTGGTGCTCCTGGTGCTGAAGGCTTCCATCATGATTTTCATCATCGTGGCGGCCATCTTCGGCAATTTGCTCGTCATCATCTCCGTCAAACGCCATAGGAAGTTAAG GGTAATCACGAACTATTTCGTCGTATCGCTCGCCATGGCTGACATCATGGTGGCAATGATGGCCATGACATTCAACTTTAGTGTACAATTAACGGGAAG CTGGAAATTTGGGTCGTTCATGTGTGATGTGTGGAACAGCCTGGATGTCTACTTCTCCACCGCCAGTATACTTCACCTTTGCTGTATTTCAGTGGATAG ATATTATGCCATAGTGAAACCACTTAAGTATCCGATAAGCATGACGAAGCGAGTCGTAGCGATAATGTTATTAACTACATGGATATCACCAGCGCTGTTGTCATTCGTGCCGATCTTTGCCG GTTGGTACACCACGGACAAGCACAGGAAGGAAGTGCTGCTGAACCCGGACAGTTGCCTGTTCATCGTCAACAAGCCGTACGCGGTCATCTCCAGCTCCATCTCGTTCTTCATCCCCTGCACGATCATGGTGTTCACGTACTTCCAGATATTCCGCGAGGCCAACCGGCAGGAGAAGCAGCTCGCCCTCCGACAAGGCACTGCCATGCTGATGCACCAACATAACGTGGGCGGTGGTGCGGGTGGTGGTAGCGGGGGCGGCACCAACGGGGAGGCACTCAGTGGTAGCGGTTCGTCCAAGACGCTTACCATGCACGAGGTGGACGCGGAACAGACACCGACCAAGGATCGGCATCTGATCAAGATGAAGCGAGAGCACAAGGCTGCCCGAACGCTCGGCATCATTATGGGAACGTTCATACTATGCTGGCTTCCGTTTTTCCTCTG GTACATCATCACCTCGCTGTGCGACAAATGTCCCAATCCGGATATTGTCGTCGCGTTGGTCTTCTGGATCGGGTACTTCAACTCCACCCTGAACCCGCTCATCTACGCCTACTTCAACCGGGACTTTCGGGAAGCGTTCCGGAACACGCTCGACTGCATGTTCTGTGCCTGGTGGCGTCGGGAAACGTCCCCGCTGGACATCAACGTCCGGCGGGCGAGCCTCCGGTACGACTGCCGGGCGAAGAGTGTCTACTCGGAGAGCTACCTACGGCCGTCGTCCCAGACGGATCGGTTCCACAGTGAGATCGGTGAGAGCCTGTAA